In Strix uralensis isolate ZFMK-TIS-50842 chromosome 26, bStrUra1, whole genome shotgun sequence, a genomic segment contains:
- the RBM7 gene encoding RNA-binding protein 7 has translation MGAAAAEADRTLFVGNLDPKVTEELIFELFHQAGPVIKVKIPKDRDGRPKQFAFVNFKHEESVPYGLSLLNGIKLYGRPIKIQFRSGSSHASQDGNPSCSPHGAASTSPSGAPHPASTCSRYDRSAEGTVAAGFSPVQRSLPSAESLQRQAAMSSAMWQQPPFAGKHEPPGFAPPGYQHAPHTFHPSLAPPGPRRPEAPALRKGRLSSHPYHPDGRHFGREPRFGERGPDHGRAKREEYGDGGAEHHYRAGREEPSYEDRHRDGWSHDHDYRRESYRETKWHLSRH, from the exons atgggggcggcggcggccgaggcggaCCGGACCCTCTTCGTGGGGAACCTGGACCCCAAAGTCACTGAGGAGCTCATCTTCGAGCTGTTCCACCAG GCCGGGCCGGTAATTAAGGTTAAAATCCCCAAGGACAGAGACGGCAGACCCAAGCAGTTCGCGTTTGTGAACTTCAAACATGAAGAGTCTGTCCCTTACGGGTTGAGCCTGCTCAACGGGATCAAGCTGTACGGACGGCCCATCAAAATTCAGTTCCGATCAG GAAGCAGTCATGCCTCTCAAGATGGGAATCCCTCTTGTTCCCCGCATggagctgccagcaccagccCGTCCGGCGCGCCGCACCCGGCATCGACCTGCAGCAG ATACGACAGGAGCGCCGAGGGTACGGTAGCAGCGGGATTCTCGCCGGTGCAGCGGTCTCTGCCGTCGGCCGAGAGCCTTCAGCGACAAGCGGCG ATGAGCAGCGCCATGTGGCAGCAGCCTCCCTTCGCAGGGAAGCACGAGCCGCCCGGCTTCGCCCCGCCCGGCTACCAGCACGCTCCTCACACCTTCCACCCCTCGCTggcccccccggggccgcggcgccccGAGGCCCCCGCGCTGCGCAAGGGCCGGCTGAGCTCCCACCCCTACCACCCCGACGGCAGGCACTTCGGCCGCGAGCCGCGCTTCGGGGAGCGGGGCCCCGACCACGGCCGCGCCAAGAGGGAGGAGTACGGTGACGGCGGCGCCGAGCATCACTACAGGGCGGGCCGAGAGGAGCCCAGCTACGAGGACAGGCACCGGGACGGCTGGAGCCACGACCACGACTACCGCAGGGAGAGCTACAGGGAGACCAAGTGGCACCTGTCGCGGCATTAG
- the REXO2 gene encoding oligoribonuclease, mitochondrial: MLGGSRAGLGRLRSCGGRLWRGRRRAAGMAGGGMGQRMVWVDLEMTGLDVEKDQILEMACLITDSDLNVLAEGPNLIINQPDELLDSMSEWCKEHHGKSGLTKAVKESKISLQQAEYEFLSFVRQQTPPGLCPLAGNSVHADKKFLDKYMPQFMRHLHYRIIDVSTVKELCRRWYPEEYEFAPKKAASHRALDDIRESIKELQFYRDSIFKRKTDEKKRKLIENGESDKAAS; encoded by the exons ATGCTGGGCGGCAGCCGCGCTGGCCTGGGCCGCCTGCGGAGCTGCGGCGGGCGGCTGTGGCGGGGCCGGCGACGGGCGGCGGGCATGGCCGGCGGCGGCATGGGCCAGCGGATGGTCTGGGTGGACCTGGAG ATGACGGGCCTGGACGTGGAGAAGGACCAGATCCTGGAGATGGCCTGCCTCATCACCGACTCCGACCTCAACGTCCTGGCAGAG GGCCCCAACTTGATTATTAATCAGCCCGACGAGCTGCTGGACAGCATGTCCGAGTGGTGCAAGGAGCATCACGGGAAG TCTGGCCTTACGAAGGCTGTGAAGGAGAGTAAAATCTCCTTGCAGCAAGCGGAGTACGAGTTCCTGTCCTTCGTACGGCAGCAGACACCCCCGGGTCTCTGTCCTCTCGCAG GTAACTCTGTTCACGCAGATAAGAAATTCCTTGACAAATACATGCCTCAGTTCATGAGGCATCTTCATTACCGGATCATCGATGTGAGCACTGTCAAAGAGCTTTGCCG ACGCTGGTACCCGGAAGAATACGAGTTTGCACCAAAGAAAGCGGCTTCTCACAG AGCGCTTGATGACATCAGGGAAAGCATCAAAGAGCTTCAGTTCTACAGAGACAGCATCTTCAAGAGGAAAACggatgaaaagaaaaggaaactaatAGAGAACGGAGAAAGCGATAAAGCTGCCAGCTGA